Proteins co-encoded in one Maylandia zebra isolate NMK-2024a linkage group LG16, Mzebra_GT3a, whole genome shotgun sequence genomic window:
- the LOC106675481 gene encoding uncharacterized protein LOC106675481 isoform X3: MRFFLLSAFFVVSAGEGIPVTVKGFEKDDVLLPCDCPNRDLNKDFKWQVEKDEERGVERKLIFRYNDGTLDFKDNLSHRYETFFHKDSSNCSVLLKNITKEDQGKYSCRFNSPQYRRFYVNLVVFGTHIFQHNKTLPNGEDVYQCVVKLDSYKEPNIQWTLNGTCLSNSTTTNISTTYSLDEETDVHYFHSRLETESNFLSEPRCQVNVTCPSAMSSMSGTSKDPNPDPYFRILCKGVPVVLVLGFLLIWCRRGTSHNFPVREDV, from the exons ATGCGTTTTTTCCTGCTCTCCGCGTTTTTTGTGGTGTCCGCAG GTGAAGGCATTCCTGTCACTGTCAAAGGCTTTGAGAAAGACGATGTGCTCCTGCCATGTGACTGCCCTAATAGAGATTTGAATAAGGACTTCAAGTGGCAAGTGGAAAAAGATGAGGAGAGAGGGGTGGAGAGAAAATTGATCTTCAGATATAATGATGGGACCTTAGATTTTAAAGACAACCTGTCCCACCgatatgaaacattttttcatAAGGACAGCAGTAATTGTTCTGTTCTATTAAAAAACATCACAAAAGAAGACCAGGGAAAATACAGTTGTCGTTTTAATTCTCCACAATACAGACGTTTTTATGTGAATCTTGTGGTTTTTG GGACACATATTTTTCAGCACAACAAGACTCTTCCAAATGGCGAAGACGTTTACCAATGTGTTGTAAAGCTTGACAGCTACAAAGAGCCTAACATTCAGTGGACTTTGAATGGAACGTGTCTGTCAAATTCAACCACGACTAACATCTCTACCACATACAGCCTGGATGAAGAAACTGACGTCCACTATTTTCACAGTAGACTCGAGACTGAAAGCAACTTCCTCTCAGAGCCTAGATGTCAAGTCAATGTCACATGCCCATCTG cgATGAGTTCAATGTCAGGTACCAGCAAAGACCCCAACCCAGACCCCTATTTCAGGATATTGTGTAAAGGGGTCCCTGTTGTGTTGGTGCTTGGATTTTTGCTGATTTGGTGCCGTCGTGGAACGTCTCACA ATTTTCCGGTGAGGGAAGATGTGTAA